A single Sphingobacteriales bacterium DNA region contains:
- a CDS encoding response regulator transcription factor: MDIIKVVICDDHVIFRKGLSVVLNEINEIKVTAEASNGQELLQLMKKQDVDVVLMDIRMPVMDGIEATRKIIEKQYDTKIIALTMHEEIGYFNQMIEAGAHGYLLKKTTKEELESAIKQVVRGQYYFSQEFLAHAEKHFAKKQNEPPVVLTDREKEVLELICKGYSNPEIAKKLFLSERTIDGHRANLLDKTGAKNAPHLVMYAIKHGLVKI, from the coding sequence ATGGACATCATCAAAGTAGTCATCTGTGACGATCATGTGATTTTCAGAAAAGGACTGAGTGTGGTACTGAATGAGATTAATGAAATCAAAGTAACGGCAGAAGCCTCGAATGGTCAGGAATTGCTCCAGTTAATGAAAAAGCAGGATGTGGATGTGGTATTGATGGACATCAGGATGCCGGTAATGGATGGGATTGAAGCCACAAGGAAAATCATTGAAAAACAATATGATACAAAGATTATAGCCCTGACCATGCACGAAGAAATCGGTTATTTCAATCAGATGATTGAAGCAGGGGCTCATGGTTATCTGCTCAAAAAAACGACTAAAGAAGAACTTGAGTCGGCTATTAAACAAGTGGTAAGGGGTCAATATTATTTCTCACAGGAATTTCTGGCTCATGCCGAAAAACATTTTGCCAAAAAACAGAATGAGCCACCTGTTGTATTGACTGACAGGGAAAAAGAAGTGCTGGAACTGATCTGTAAAGGCTATTCAAATCCCGAAATCGCCAAAAAACTATTTTTAAGCGAAAGAACCATAGATGGACACAGGGCCAACCTGCTCGACAAAACCGGAGCAAAGAACGCTCCTCACCTGGTGATGTATGCTATCAAACACGGGCTTGTAAAAATCTGA
- a CDS encoding PAS domain S-box protein, translated as MIKSIFRKIPIRFELFLPILAAVLISIFVLTILIINKSRENFRENIEKDLSMQVNTIVKMLRREKALKLENAVNDLKVAHYIFYRNFPELDGENILVSVENQESGLKHQTLIKNWKWNSRPLLKDSVLVDTIRSLTGSTATVFQRIDSGFLRISTNVRSAEGTRAHLTYIPLTSPVAQEILSGRNYLGRAYVVNDWYITAYEPIFDKGEITGMLYVGKREKDMKELQLLISSIKTGKSGFFFLIDENGEFLINPPDNQNLKINPDALAPILTRGKGIFYYREKNKQYQHILAYEYFPDFKIYAAALIDEKVEEKELTGKIIFFSSITGLFVVMVITLSIYTLTRKRIYQYLKKLEESDQKLKTASEALKESEKQFQTLFNNTSDDIFVIDFEGKFLEVNDSACNNLGYSREEMLKKRFSDIKTPPYVNSVRENLEIIKQRGVYQYESEHLSKDGRVIPVEMKSRKIFFRGREVILTIARDITDRKKAEQKIISTIVETEERERKRFAADLHDVLAPILTTIKLFTDLIIKGETKKISQEEIIRNIDELVDQAITTTKEISNNIRPNVLQDFGLAVAIRDFCAYINKTRSVKIQLLTQNYTITKRGIEETILYQTVKELINNTLKHAQAENITIDLKSYKDQIILYYRDDGKGFEIEKTFQEKSGLGINNIYNKIKSIKGNIDFNSSPGNGMFVLITVKLTEQE; from the coding sequence ATGATAAAATCCATTTTCCGGAAAATACCTATACGGTTTGAACTCTTCCTACCGATACTGGCAGCGGTACTCATTTCTATTTTTGTACTTACAATATTGATTATCAACAAATCAAGGGAAAATTTCAGGGAAAATATTGAAAAAGACCTCAGCATGCAGGTCAATACCATTGTCAAAATGCTCAGACGCGAAAAAGCGTTAAAACTTGAAAATGCCGTCAATGATTTAAAAGTCGCTCATTATATTTTTTACAGGAATTTTCCTGAGTTAGACGGTGAAAATATTTTGGTTTCGGTTGAAAATCAGGAAAGCGGTTTAAAACATCAGACACTGATTAAAAACTGGAAATGGAACAGTCGGCCTTTACTGAAAGATTCGGTGTTAGTTGATACCATCAGAAGCCTGACAGGAAGTACTGCTACCGTATTTCAGCGTATCGATTCAGGATTTTTACGTATTTCGACAAATGTCAGGTCGGCTGAAGGGACACGTGCCCATCTGACTTATATTCCATTAACCTCACCTGTTGCACAGGAAATATTGTCGGGAAGGAATTATCTGGGAAGGGCTTATGTGGTAAATGACTGGTATATAACGGCTTATGAGCCGATTTTCGATAAAGGAGAAATAACAGGAATGCTTTATGTGGGGAAAAGAGAGAAAGACATGAAAGAACTTCAGCTACTGATTTCAAGCATAAAAACCGGAAAAAGCGGGTTTTTCTTCCTGATAGATGAAAACGGAGAATTTCTCATAAATCCACCTGATAATCAGAATCTTAAAATTAATCCCGATGCACTTGCCCCAATCCTCACCCGTGGAAAAGGAATATTTTATTACCGCGAAAAAAACAAGCAATATCAACATATTCTTGCGTATGAATATTTTCCTGATTTTAAAATTTATGCAGCGGCTCTGATTGATGAAAAGGTGGAGGAAAAAGAGCTTACCGGAAAAATCATATTTTTCTCATCCATTACCGGCTTATTTGTGGTGATGGTTATCACACTGTCAATCTATACTTTAACCCGAAAACGAATCTATCAATACCTGAAAAAACTTGAAGAAAGTGATCAGAAGCTCAAAACAGCCTCAGAAGCATTAAAAGAATCAGAAAAACAATTTCAGACCCTCTTTAACAATACGAGCGATGATATTTTTGTTATTGATTTTGAAGGTAAATTTCTGGAAGTCAATGATTCGGCATGCAACAATCTCGGTTATTCAAGGGAAGAAATGCTGAAAAAAAGATTTTCGGACATTAAAACTCCACCCTATGTGAATTCTGTAAGAGAAAATCTTGAGATCATCAAGCAAAGAGGTGTTTACCAGTATGAATCGGAACACTTGTCGAAAGACGGACGGGTTATACCTGTTGAGATGAAAAGCAGGAAAATATTTTTCAGGGGAAGAGAAGTCATCCTGACCATTGCAAGAGACATTACAGACCGTAAAAAAGCAGAGCAGAAAATCATTTCGACCATAGTTGAAACAGAGGAAAGGGAAAGAAAAAGGTTTGCAGCCGACCTTCATGATGTACTGGCACCTATCCTGACCACCATTAAACTATTCACTGACCTGATTATCAAGGGAGAAACAAAAAAAATCAGTCAGGAAGAAATCATCAGAAACATTGATGAACTGGTCGATCAGGCCATCACGACAACCAAGGAAATTTCCAACAACATACGTCCCAATGTCCTGCAGGATTTCGGGCTGGCTGTTGCCATAAGAGACTTCTGTGCCTATATCAACAAAACCCGCTCGGTAAAAATTCAGTTGCTGACACAAAACTATACCATTACCAAAAGAGGTATCGAGGAAACCATCCTGTATCAAACCGTTAAGGAGCTGATTAACAATACCCTGAAACATGCACAGGCAGAAAACATCACCATTGATCTGAAAAGTTATAAAGACCAGATTATACTTTATTACCGCGATGACGGCAAAGGTTTTGAAATTGAGAAAACATTTCAGGAAAAAAGCGGATTGGGAATCAACAATATCTATAACAAAATCAAAAGCATAAAGGGAAACATTGACTTCAACAGTTCGCCCGGAAACGGCATGTTTGTTTTGATTACGGTAAAATTAACGGAACAAGAATAA
- the hydE gene encoding [FeFe] hydrogenase H-cluster radical SAM maturase HydE has product MRKNTLADKINEGNFTADDLISVLGNNESALDEYLFQKASEVRDRHIGKKVFIRGLLEVSNQCTKNCYYCGLRAGNHQVKRYTVDFHEIIETIRKAYEHGFINFVVQSGEREDREFIEYITKLCLEIQCITGFKAGITLSCGEQKAEVYKNWFEAGANRYLLRIETSDEALYYQIHPKNKRHSFQARIEALENLRNIGYQTGTGIMIGLPGQNFHHLANDLMFIRMLDVDMVGMGPYLEHQQTPLFERKNELWPLEMRFRLTLKMYSLLRLMMKDINIASTTAMETISDGGRLAGIQSGCNVLMFNLTPLRYTSDYRIYDNKPVFDDPFKTADSFIHQITQSGFECLTDVRGDSLHFLQK; this is encoded by the coding sequence ATGAGAAAAAATACTTTGGCCGATAAAATTAATGAAGGAAATTTTACTGCAGATGACCTGATTTCAGTGCTGGGAAATAATGAGTCTGCACTGGATGAATACTTATTTCAAAAGGCATCAGAGGTCAGAGACCGGCATATCGGGAAAAAAGTTTTTATCCGTGGGTTGCTGGAGGTTTCAAATCAATGTACGAAAAACTGTTACTACTGTGGACTAAGGGCAGGCAATCATCAGGTAAAGCGATATACAGTTGATTTTCATGAGATAATTGAAACTATCCGAAAGGCTTATGAACATGGATTTATCAACTTTGTCGTTCAGAGTGGTGAAAGGGAAGACCGTGAATTTATTGAATACATTACGAAATTGTGTCTTGAAATTCAGTGCATTACTGGTTTTAAAGCAGGAATTACACTTTCATGCGGGGAGCAAAAAGCTGAAGTCTATAAAAACTGGTTTGAAGCAGGTGCCAACCGTTATCTGCTAAGAATAGAGACTTCAGACGAAGCTTTGTATTATCAGATTCATCCCAAAAATAAAAGACATAGTTTTCAGGCACGCATTGAAGCTCTCGAAAATTTGAGAAATATTGGTTATCAGACAGGTACGGGCATTATGATTGGATTACCGGGGCAAAATTTCCATCACCTTGCCAATGACCTGATGTTTATCAGAATGCTTGATGTTGATATGGTAGGCATGGGTCCCTATCTGGAACATCAGCAAACACCATTGTTTGAAAGGAAAAATGAGCTTTGGCCTCTGGAAATGAGATTCCGGCTCACACTAAAAATGTATTCGCTGCTTCGCCTGATGATGAAAGACATAAATATCGCTTCAACCACCGCTATGGAAACCATAAGCGATGGAGGAAGGCTGGCCGGTATTCAGTCTGGATGCAATGTATTGATGTTTAACCTGACACCCCTCAGATATACTTCTGATTACCGGATTTATGACAATAAGCCGGTTTTTGATGATCCTTTCAAAACAGCTGACTCATTTATTCACCAGATTACACAGTCTGGTTTTGAGTGCCTGACTGATGTCAGAGGTGATTCACTTCACTTTCTTCAGAAATAA
- a CDS encoding alkaline phosphatase → MRLYFCLILSVILAGFSSCKKTGQQQPENKPLNIIVMIGDGMGLSQISSLYYAGNDTPSFTFFPVVGLINTSSASHKITDSGAGGTAFSIGERTYNGAIGVGTDSLPRKNLVEILSEKAYLTGLVATSSITHATPAAFYAHVRNRSMEEEIALQLIHSDIDFFAGSGIKFFNQRNDRINLFDTFPKYGFLVDTQSLKANIQYDINKKYGFLLYARSMPKATEKRGDFLPNATKAAIKYLSASEHGFFLMVEGSQIDWAGHDNDADYLIAEILDFNKAIKVALDFAEKDGNTLVVVLADHETGGFSLPSSAGYEDEESDYNSIKPTFSSKGHTASLIPVFAFGKGAENFGGIYQNKDIFYKILQSAGLK, encoded by the coding sequence ATGAGACTTTATTTTTGCTTAATCCTTTCCGTCATTTTAGCGGGATTTTCTTCTTGTAAAAAAACCGGACAACAGCAGCCCGAAAACAAGCCCCTGAACATCATCGTGATGATCGGGGATGGCATGGGTCTTTCCCAGATCAGTTCACTTTACTATGCAGGCAACGATACCCCTTCCTTTACTTTTTTCCCGGTGGTAGGTCTTATCAATACTTCTTCTGCTTCACACAAAATTACCGATAGTGGAGCAGGAGGAACTGCTTTTTCTATTGGTGAACGTACATACAACGGAGCAATAGGAGTCGGAACTGATTCTCTTCCCCGAAAAAATCTGGTAGAAATCCTGTCTGAAAAGGCATATCTGACCGGACTGGTAGCTACTTCATCCATCACACATGCTACCCCGGCAGCTTTTTATGCTCATGTCAGAAACCGCTCTATGGAAGAAGAAATAGCACTTCAGTTGATTCATTCTGATATTGATTTTTTTGCCGGCAGCGGAATAAAATTCTTTAATCAGCGTAATGATAGGATCAATCTTTTTGATACTTTTCCAAAATACGGATTTCTTGTTGACACCCAGTCATTAAAGGCAAATATTCAATACGATATTAACAAAAAGTACGGTTTTCTGTTGTATGCCCGATCAATGCCAAAGGCAACTGAAAAAAGGGGTGATTTTTTACCCAATGCAACAAAGGCTGCTATTAAGTATTTGTCTGCATCTGAGCACGGTTTTTTCCTGATGGTGGAAGGTTCTCAGATTGACTGGGCAGGACATGATAATGATGCTGATTATCTGATTGCTGAAATTCTGGATTTTAATAAAGCCATAAAAGTTGCGCTTGATTTTGCCGAAAAAGATGGCAATACCCTCGTAGTTGTGTTAGCTGACCATGAAACAGGTGGCTTTTCATTGCCCTCCTCTGCCGGATATGAAGATGAAGAAAGCGATTATAATAGTATTAAACCGACATTTTCGTCCAAAGGTCACACTGCCTCGCTGATCCCTGTTTTTGCTTTTGGAAAAGGTGCTGAAAACTTTGGCGGTATCTATCAAAACAAAGATATTTTTTACAAAATACTTCAGTCTGCCGGATTGAAATAA